In Tripterygium wilfordii isolate XIE 37 chromosome 17, ASM1340144v1, whole genome shotgun sequence, the genomic window GGCTATTTCATACCCTTATTTTGGATGGCTAGATAATCTCAGGAGAGATTTGGAACAGGATGCTTGGATCCTAGCTAGGTTAAAGGAATTGAAGGAGTCTGATGCCACTGGAAATATGTCTAAATTCAGTTTTGACAATGAATTCCTTAAATACTAGAAAAGGATTGTGTTGAGTCCTGATTCTTATTAGACATCAAAAGTGTTTCAAAGAATTCCATGCCACTCCCACAGCTAGTCACCCAGGAGTATTAAAGACATATCAGAGGGTGAAGAGAGGTTTTTATTGGGTTGGgatgaagaaagaaattaagTTTTTAGTGGCTGAGTATGTTGTAtgccaacaaaataaatatgaaaCAATATCTCCCCCTGGTTTGTTACAGCCATTACCAATTCCTAATAGAGCATGGTTGGATATCAGTATGGATTTTATAAATGCTTTACCAGTTTGTAAAGGCAAATCGGTAGTAATGGTggcagttgacagatttactaAGTATAGTCATTTTTCGGCACTTGCTCATCCATATACAGCTAGTTTAGTGGCTTAATTATCCATTGAAAATATATTCAAGCTTCATGGGATGCCTGCTTCAATAGTCAGTGATAGGGATCCtatttttattagtttattatggAGAGAATTCTTTAAATTACAGGGTTCAAAGTTATGCATGTCATCTGGTTATCATCCACAATCTAATGGACAGACTGAAGTAGTGAATAGGTGCTTAGAAACCTATCTCAAATGCTTCACTTGCTTACAACCTAGAAAGTGGTTAAATTGGTTAGCTTGGGCAGAATGGTCTTACAACACTACTTATCACACTGCAGCACAATCAATACCTTTTTAGTTGGTTTATGGATACCCACCTCCACATGTGAACTCTTACGAGATATGTTCTGCCAAGCTGGATGTGTTAGAGAAATCCTTGTTGAAAGAGATGAGATGCTAGCTATGTTAAAGCATAACCTCTAGCTTGCTTAGGAGAGAATGAAACACCAAGCTAACAAACATAGAACTGAGAGGAATTTTAACGTTGCCCAAGTACTATGGCCTTTATGAAGTGTTAGAGAAGATTGGTATGGTGGCTTATCATTTGAAACTGCCTCCTACCACCAAGATACATCCAGTATTTCATGTCAATAATTTGAAAAAGCACTTGGGACCTTCTATTGTTGCATTTTGATATATTACCTATTGTGACGGAACAGGGATTGTTGCAACAAGTGCCACAAGCTGTATTACAAAGAAGAATGTACAAAAAAAGGTAACATAGCAGGGATTCAGTTACTCATTCAGTGGCAAGATCATAGTGAAGTTGAAGCAACATGGGAAGATTGTGAGGAATTCACTCAAAAGTTTCCTACATTCAAACTCTGAGCTGATGTTCTCTTGTTTGTATTGCTGAATTTTCTTCTGATGTCACTCTTAGATGTTGTCCTTCCAACTTTGATCTATCTTTGCTAGCATTCAGTCCTTGTTGTTGTTATTAAGTTCTGCTTGTCCTTGTTGCTGGTGATCTCTTTGGAAGATAGCAAGGTTGATATTCTTACCAAatccttgaggacaaggatTGTTTCAAGGGGAGGAAAATTTATAAGACCTCACTGTGTTGGTACAAAAGTTAAAGGGTAATATAGTCATTTGTTGTATTAATTCTGTTACAATTAGTTAAAGGATTGTAACTGAATTGTAATGGGTTTTGAGTTGGTTAATCTTCGATTGGGCTTCTGTTACTGGGTTGTGGTTGTGACACAGCTAGGTTATTGTAAATAAGCTTATGTGCTTCTATTGTAAAGATAGATTTGATGATAAGAAAAGttcttcagtttttttttccattttctctATAATTCCATTTTCAGGTTCATTTATACTAGGTTAAGGTTGAACGAGTTAACAATGAGGCACGAGCTACAAAATTTTCCTTTGTTTcctctacataatttatattaaaaattataGATTAGGTAAACACTTTGCTTATTCATTAATgttatttcatgtttttttattgaaaggaTTCATAAGTGCAGTTGGTATAATGTTATTAGAACATTATGTAAGGTATTGCTCTTTTAAAGGAAGACAATGAACTTCCGCAGGAACCAATTTTTACACTCCACCAATTTAAATTTGTTCACATATTGTTtgcaaaaaattttatttttgtaataaacaatttatatttttacaattATAATGACAAAGTTATAAATATATCAAAGGGTCTCCTCTGTGTGTTAAATGAGAACTCTTTTCCATGCGAATATTAAGGTGAAAATGAACGTGTATGAGCCACTATACACATTCATAAAACTTCCAACGACAAACGGAAGTTTTATACTCATCACTAGCAATTCACAATTCTAGGGAGTGGTAACAATACTAGAATTTCACCAGGTAGGTATGCTGCAAAATTCTAGGGAGTGCTAACAATAGTATTTCACCAAGTAGAGGGTTTAGTTTGACTCTGACAAATATCTTCACCTTACTGTTTCACTATATAATGTTGTATTATTGGGAATcgtcacctcaaactttattaatCACCATTCATACATGATGCACGTAGCCTTGGTATGCACCTAGTTTAGTTGAAATTATTGGGTCCATTTGTCACTCTGTTTGCCACCCAAAAAGCGCACCACTTTGGTGTCTTTGTCATTTGGCACTCCGTCGTGTTGAGCTAACTCACCAAGTCGTCATTTTGGAGGAAGCACCTGGGGCTACTTCAATCTGTTAAGAAAAACGCGGAGGAGTTGACGGAATAAAGTTACGGAAATACATTTTTCCAATTATGCCCCAATACTTtttatgaaaagctcatattatCTTATGCTTTAAAACTATTTTGTAGTGACATGCCTTCATGTTACTGatgtaattaattttaatacaactaataatgaaaaatattgGACAAATTATTATGACAATAAAAATCTTAATAATTATTATGATAGTAGAAATTTTAATAACAATTATGAGAGTGAAAATGTTAATATTTTTACTGTCATAATAATTTGTccaatttttttcattattagtTGTATTAAAATTTGTTGGATGTTTATAtcctaatttattattattattattatgatacattacaattaaaattaaacaaaattcacTGAATATTCCACCTAAACGGCTAAACCTCGTAAGTGTTGAAACTCATTTTACTGGAGTTTTGTACATGCCAAACACTAGATTGCATATTACCTCACCATAATTTTTTAGTGAAACTCACCACACAATACTCCAATAGGTCAAGACACAACACACAGCCAAACGCATCCATTGTATTCGAAAATAATTCAGTTAGGTCACAAAATAATATCCACGTGGCAAGTCGGCAGGCGCTCTCCAAGTAAATGGACGGCTTGATGTGGCTGTCATCTAATCGATTGTCGGTTATACTTTGACATGTGAAAGTAGCTAAAAAGCAACACGTCGAGGTACCACGTGTCAGAAGCTAAAAGAATGAGCGCGTTCAACCTACTACTACAGACTAGAGCAGACCTGGAGTCAGCTGACTTGGATAATTGTCATGGTGCAGCAATCACACACGTGGCTAATCATGGACGTTTATCAGGAACATTAATTAGCTGTCGTTCTAGAAAGCCAACACTCAAGCAACTACCAAAACGGAGTACACACAATGATAGTGTTTGGCAAAATGTGTTTCACTTGTGTTCAGGTGcatcacacctcacagcattacAGTTTTTTATGACACGTCAAATagtttttgcgtttcaactcacctcacagaaCCATAGCTTTTTACCTCATAGCACCTTACTACatctcacagcattcccaaactcttacaatatatgttgaattgttctacgtaatcaaattagatcaattattttattttagattaatgtacaatgtaaacattaagtgattttatattaatattactaGTCATCTAATACAATCATAATTTAGAtagccaaacgcacctcacagtacCACACCACAGTTAGGGCTGTTAAAAAACTGAACCAAACCGAAAATCAAACCGAAAATCAAaccatattttttaatttggttcGGTTTATCAGTTTACGATTCGGTTTCGGGTTGAAGTTTTGGATATATTCGGTTTCGGTTTACGGTTCGGTTTGGAAATTATATTTTCGGTttaaaaccgaaaaccgaaattatttttacatatatttttattatatatttgtgttatGTAATTAATGTTAATATGTTATAATAACCATTTTTACTTAATTAGTGTAAAATTAAACATTTAATGTTTAATgctttatatataattacaatataatcaatattacttaataaaattacaatataATTGGATAttggaaataattttctaattatatcggtttaaaccgaaaaccgaaaccGAAATTTACGGTTCGATTTAATCCggtttatatatgttattcgGTCTGGTTCGGTTTGTCTAAATATGAAACCGAAAAATTTCGGTTTGATCAAAcccgaaccgaaccgaaccaTTTCCACCCCtaaccacagttttaaaagtgatgcgtcaaacagTTTTttcgttccaactcacctcacagcaccacaattttataactcacaacacTGCACAGCAGTTGACAACACTCTCAAACAGGCCCATTGTTAATCCCGATCGTGTGAACAGTAACTATTAAGTAGATGAGACGGATGTACTGCCGCAGGTAAGAATCAGTGCATTGAACGATCGAATATGCTGAAAATGAAAGTGAAGCCTTGATGTGTTAAAGTAAATGCAAGAAATATATACCCAAGTTTGGCATGTTGTTGTCCTGACTAAATTGGTAAAATTATCATCCGTTGGCGTGTTAGAGGTGTACAAAAGTCGAGTCAAAACCAACtgttaaaaaaaagtataatgtATAGCGTATAATTACcagtaaaaaatataattaattacaatgATTCGAAAAATATTAGTATGTGAAGAAGTCTGGAAACTAATGGGTCATTTGTTTGATATTTAAAGGATGGAATGAGGATGAGAATCAACGACGGAGCCAGGAACTAATCTTGGAGTGAGCTACTGTATATTGATTCATtcggaaaaaaaattaacagaCTACAACCTAGTGTAGCCCCCTCCCTCAACCCTTGGTGAGAGTCACTCATTCACTTGCTTGGTTGATTTCAAGAGagtgaaatctcaaactcatcaCACCCTCTCTATTctcaccaaaatggtgagaatgagttttaatacataatattattttatcctTATTATAAAGTAATCACATCAATTATACTATTAAAATTTTCACACTCCTACTCACTCTTTATTTCATACCAAACACGATCGTGCTCACCTCAAACTCATTGTTACACTCACCTCACGCTCAACtcacattcacattcacattcacaGTCATTCAATTATGAACTAAATATCCTGTAATTTTAATTAGGGGAGGTGATGTCATAAATAGTTAATTTGGTGGCTAATAAGCATGCACACATAGTAAACCACTACATATCTTCATAGTAATTATCCCATATATCAAATGtaccaaataaagaaataaaaaagggtAGTGAATTCAATGGTTCTATCTTGCAAGATATGCCAAGATTATGCCACAAATTCTATCCGATTCTAGTGAATTACCCTCACAAGTCCAGCAGGCAGGAGTGCCATTGTTTTGACTTGGAATGAGTCATCAAATACGAAGCTCACCCTCTCTTTCTTTACTTGACCGACCCTCACTCTCTATATATAAATAACCGACTAACCCTCTCTCCCCCTCACACACAACACAACTTCAGTCCACTCAGTTTTCTTGAAAATTATGGCTCTTGAAGCACTCAACTCCCCAAACACTACACCCAATCCTTTCAATGCTGCTTATGAAGACTCGGACATCAAGCGCAAACGCTCAAAACGACCGCGTAGCGAGGATGAGTACCTCGCGATCTGCCTCATCATGCTCGCACGTGGCAACACCAACAACAAGGACAAGGAGGCAGTGTCTGAGTCTCAGCCGCGGACTTTGGAATTGTCGTACAAGTGCACCGTGTGCGACAAGGCCTTTACTTCTTACCAAGCCCTCGGCGGCCACAAGGCCAGCCACCGGAAATCCTCTTTCGCCGCTGCTGCCGATAACAACAGTAATAATAACGATCATCCTTCCAGCAGCACAACTACCGTGGCCGTGACCGCCACGTCGAGTGGTAGGGCTCACAAGTGCTCCATCTGCCACAAGATTTTCCCGACCGGCCAGGCTCTCGGCGGACACAAGCGATGCCATTATGACGGCTCCAATAGCAATAACAACAACAACGGGAGTGTGGTGACGTCATCATCGAGTCACGGCTTGAGCCAGCAACAGCGGCAGCGCGGCTTTGACTTGAACTTGCCGGCTTTGGTGATGGAATCCGCTTGGGCAGGACACGTCCCCATGAGTACTCGTCGATGTGGTGCCGGCGAAGATGAGGTGGAGAGCCCCCTACCGACGAAGAAACCGTGTTTGTTGCTTAATAGTGAAAAATCACTGAATTAGAATTAATTTGCCAGATTTCGTGGATTAcaagaattattattattattatttttttttggccttttggtATAAATTGGTTGTGTACAGGGGATTTGTTTAGTAGTGATATAATCTGGGAGTAGTAGTCAATTCTTTAATTTATTCTTGATAATACAGTAATTTACGATTTTTATATTTACTATTCTTCTCCTAAATTTGGATCAATttatttctatatattttagctcaaaagtaaaaaaaaaaaaaaaaaattgtaggaagaatcaaacacatcatcatcatcatcttgttGATCCAATAAGAAAATTGATTTGATTAGTTGTAAATAAACATGTGTTGTAAATTAATATATAGCACCTCAATTTGACCACTTTAGTTTTTGGAGTACTTCACCAATTGATTTATTTTAGTGTGTTTGTAGCTAATATTAAAAAAGCAACCACGTGTAGCACTGAGttgattgtatatatatatatattcccaaTTATTGCCAAAGTAGtattctatataaatatattttgaattaaTAATTTACAATAAAAGCAGGGATGGGGGGGCAAGTGTGAATTAATAATAAGTGTTGTTAAAGTCCAATTGATTGCCGTGTGAAGAGTGAAATTAAGAAGAAGATCAGAGGCAGTAATGGAATGGCGTTGATGATATTGGAACAAGGCCATGTTAGTTAAATTTAGATTTTGAACCGTCGATGTCTTTTTGCGTGCCTTACTACATTTGTCATttatagcatatatatatatatatatatacacccttTATCCAATAATTCATGTGCTACCTAATTACTTGTCTTAAAACCCACACACCTCAAATTAAAAACCCATTAcccatattataaaaaaaaaaaaaaaacccattaccATTTACCCATGCATCTCCAAAAatcgaattttatttttatcatttttgtgtcGTTGAGAAGTTAAACTGATGTTCCTacgcccaaaatttgcaaaaattCTTCGTAATATTCAGCGTTAAGATGGTGAAGCTGGACGGTCGTGTTGGACGGTGGTGTtgggtccaaaaaaaaaaaagagagacttGAAGGAGTCCTTTATTTAAGCCATCGATGATGCTTTTGCGTGGCATATAGTGTGACCAATTAATATGGATACCACTCAAACCAAAAATGCAATTAGCCTCTCTCTTAAATTTTCTCTCAACTAAAATTTCTCTCATAGTACATATTTGGGGAGGAGGAAGAGACCACGTCCTCCATACACCTTTTATAGTATATCATTttagttttgttgatttgttgctAGTAAAAATGTTGATGAAACTACCTTGCATTCACTATGGGAATGCCCAGCTACGAAAGATGTGCTCTATGTAAGTCTTGCAAAATTTCAGAAGATGAATTTGGTATACTAGGGTTCTTTTGCTCAGTTTTGTCTCGCATCCTCTTAGATTCTTGTTTCACATGAGTTAGCGACTCTAGCAATCACAATGTGCATGATCCAGCTCTGGTGAAATAAATTTGTCCATGAGGGGGGTACTCACGCACCCTACACAGTGATGTAGTGGGTCTAACTCAACCCTGAAAATCGACTTACAGGGGGAGGATTGCCCACCacatataaagcacttcactTGCTCCCGcctacccgatgtgggatataaCAACCAGCGCACTGCATCAACATGATGTAATGGGCTTAACTCAACCCTGAAAACCGACTTACAGGGGGAGGATTGTCCACCacatataaagcacttcactTGCTCCCGCCTACCCGATATGGGATATGGGAACGACCAGCGCATTGCATCAATTTCCACCCTCCCCAAAGAACACGCGTCCCGCGTGTTGTGCACAACCCCGCGGACCCACATGCACCCACACCATCAGGATGGGCTTGGGCTCTGATACCACATGATGCAGTGGGTCTAACTCAATCCTGAAAATCGGCTTACGGGGGAGGATTGCCCACCacatataaagcacttcactTGCTCCCGCatacccgatgtgggatatgGGAACGACCAGCGCACTATATCACACAGGTAGCTCATCATGGTACTATTACAGTTGAGGAATTTGTTACTGCTCAAATTGGACTGGATAATCATCGATCAACTACAGATTCAGCTAGTGTTCAACTTGAAATGCAGTTATGGAAAGGTCCAgcaattaattttataaaagcAAATTGGGATGCGGCTACTCAGTCCCAAACTAATCGTATTGGGTTTGTTGTTCTGTTCGGAGATGCTAGTGGAGATGTAATGACATGTAGCTCATTGGTGAGATCACTTGATCCTTCTTTGGCAGAAGGCCTTGGCAGCCTTACATGCAGTCAAATTAGCCTTTGAATTGGgattcacatatataatatttgaagGCGATTCTTCAATTATTGTGGAAGCTATCAATGGAGGAGATTTGAATCTTGTTGTATGGTGTCCGGTGATAATGGAGATCAAAAGATTATTACGGTATTTCTCGAATTGGAAGGTTGCCCACGTTCGACATACAACTAACATTGCTGCTCATTGCTTTTCTCATACAAGACAtgcatgtttggattgaggaagcACCTTGTTCGGTCATGCGCATTATCCAAGCAAAGAAGCGTTCTTGAGAATTAGCTCAACGAGGTTCAATTGGTGACTTAATATGAGTTTTTTCCGgtgttgatttgtattcttTTGAACTTTCATGTTTTGTCCAGATTTATTTTTGCTAATGGTTTTATTCCACCTATTTGGTGGTTCGAGTGTCACTACAAGAAAAATGGTTATTGACAACGAAACTATAGGGAACGAGACGTTTTTTGTTGCCAATACAATGTCATAGGCAACGAACAAAACAAGTTGTTGCTATTGGTTTTTATATTGTCAACAAACTTCAAGTTTCGTTGCAATTGAAAGTGCCGCCACACCCGTGAATGCTTGGcaccaaaataataaaaacgtAAAATATTGTTTCGTTGCCAATGATTACAATTATTGGTAATGAAATATAATTGTTGCCAATACCACATAACTATAGACAACAAATTTCTGTGTTTGTTGCCAATGATTAAACCTATTGGCAATGAAATAAAAGTGTTGCCAATACACGATAACTATTCATAACAAATTGTTGATTATTGTTACCCGTAATCTATCTTTTTGGCAATGAGAGAAAATTATTGCTAATGAGAAAAAGTTTTTGTTGTAAATGCTTATTGGcaacaaaaaaattgttgcCAAAGTTAAATTATAGTCAACGAACCAATGAACTTATTGCCATTGTAATTGGTACATGCATAATTGAATCAGATCCCGCACTGCATAGAGAACAACTAGCTGAACAAATTGGATGATGATCGACTTATAATTAAGTTCTCGCATGAAGGGATAATGTCATGACATGCCCCCTCATATGAAGATGCATACCTTCGGAGGTAAGTGTACCTTGGGACCATATCCAGCGCCACCAACAAGACCCCAATTAAGTTTACTATCTTTTGCagtttaaaaatattataatatattataggaaattttaaagaattaaattttaaaaaaaattaaaataagtattggcaacaaaaaaattttgattaacaaaatgttattgacaaaaaaatatttaattagaaATACATATATGGCAATGACTTATATTTCGTTGTCAATACTTCTACGGACAGCGACTCAATTTTAGTTGTCAATGCATGTATAGGCAACGAGACAATTGTTGTTGCCAATACTTATATAGGCAACAACTAATTACTCGTTGTTAATGCATATAAAGGCAACAAAATAATTATCGTTGCCAATACTTATACTGGCAACAACTACCACTTCGTTGTTAATATATGTGGTGGACAACGACTCAAATTTTCGCTGTCAATGAGCAAAGAAAACGCGGCATAAACAACAAATGTGACAACGAAAATTTTTCAATGCCTTTGATTTATTGACAACGAAAATCAGGATTATAGACAACGAATATTATTGTTGTCAACGAGGTTTTTTGTTATAGTGTGTCGCTAATGgcctccatttcttttactcacAAGAGgagtatataaatatatatttggtctaTTATGACCTTTAAGAAAAACACTAAGGACTAGCTGGATATACATTATTGAGAATAATCGCATCCCAGTTATAATCAAGTCTATATTGGTGGCttattaatcaattaattagtCGTTTAGGTATAAATCGCAAGAAGCATCTCAAATTGGCCTACTTTAATACTTGCAAGTAGCAATCGCAAGATTTTTTAGTTATATtctattaataaataataatgagccaattttttttaaaatcattaaCATGTTGTAGAGATAAAAAAAACGTGCAACAATATAGACCCCCAATTTTATCATCAATCTTATGTGATAAGTgtgatagtcattgattaaaagtaCATATATAGGGCCCACTTAAAATGGGAGGCATAAATTAGGGGTCTCAAACATCCTATGTGACATGTGTGATAGGCATCCTATTTAACTTTTGTCCACTCTAACATAAATTTCTACGTCTGCCCCAGACTccaacaaaaatgtaagtcagTAGACA contains:
- the LOC119982853 gene encoding zinc finger protein ZAT10-like produces the protein MALEALNSPNTTPNPFNAAYEDSDIKRKRSKRPRSEDEYLAICLIMLARGNTNNKDKEAVSESQPRTLELSYKCTVCDKAFTSYQALGGHKASHRKSSFAAAADNNSNNNDHPSSSTTTVAVTATSSGRAHKCSICHKIFPTGQALGGHKRCHYDGSNSNNNNNGSVVTSSSSHGLSQQQRQRGFDLNLPALVMESAWAGHVPMSTRRCGAGEDEVESPLPTKKPCLLLNSEKSLN